Within the Opitutaceae bacterium TAV5 genome, the region GGCGCGGCACCCACTACTGTCAGCGCCTATTTCAACGGCACGCAGAACGGCGCTGCCAGAGAGATCAACTTCTCAAGCTATACCGCACTTACGTTCGACTGGTATATGAAAGCCAATCCGGCTGATCTGAGTACTGAGGGTGACAGCGGTCAGCGTGTGCTGCTTCAGACGGGGTTTCAAGAGGATGTAACGGGGGGAGTTTCGGTTTATCTTCGAAAAGAATCGGGGAATATCCTTCTCCGTGTTGTTCACCGCACGTCCACTGGGTGGATTGGGGCGCATTTTCTGCTGGACGATCTGTTATCATGGAATAACTACACGCTGACCATCGATAATTCGAAGACGAGCAAGGACGACCATATATCCCTATTCATTAACGGCGTTTCCCAGACGGCCGTCTCAAGTACCTATACGGGGCTCGTGGGATCATTTGTAAGCGGCGGATATACGTATTTGGGTAACAATCAGGCCAAAAACCGCCCATTTATCGGCTATCTGCAGAACTTCGAAATTTACAGTGGCACTCCCATTCCTGAACCCGCGACGGCCGCCATGCTAATCGGGGTGGCTGCGGCAGTTCTAATGCTTGCGGGCCACCGCTACCGTTGTATGTGACGGCGCTGTCCCTTAGCGTTCTTTTCAAACGGATTCCCACTTTCTCTCCCTTCGACTTCTACTGAGTGTTCCGCTCACTGCTGGTTAGTATTACTTTGTTGAGTGGAAGCCGAAAATAAAATCGTAATTATTTGATTTTAAAAGAATTAAGATGGAGTCGGCTCGATATTTGATGAGCTCTTAAGTCATTTAAAAATAATGAGTTATGACTTAATTATTCAAAGTGCCCTAAAGTAACAGAGTAATATTTTAGCCTGATTCGTTTAGCCTCCCGTTTATCATGCCTCCAAGCCTCTTCCCACAATGCATCTGCCGGGTTTTATTCCCGGTAGCATCAACTTTTGCCACCGTATTTTCCTTGCTTGCGACCGCTGGCGAGATTGAGGCAGATCTGCCACCCCTTAATGCGGAATACGATCCGCCGCGTCGCTGGGTTGCGTGGCAGGATTCGGAGATCGCCTCCATCAAGACATCCGAACCCGGACAGAAAGAAACCGATCCCGAAAAAACAACAACCGGCCTGCTCGACGGGAAACCTGCCACCTGCACACTCTTCAAAAACCTCAAAGGCAGCACCACCACGCTGACCTTCAAAAATCCCCGCGAAATTCGCCAGCTGGCCTTTGTGCAAGGTGGCTGGGGCGACTGGGCGCTTCCCCAAAAACTCAAACTTCGCATCGACGACAAGGACACCCTCGAAGTCACACTCCAAAACGCACCGGGCAAGATCCAGTCCATCTCACTCAACCGCACTCTCACCCAACTCGAAGTTCAAGTCCTCGATCTCTACAACGACGCCAAACGCATCCACCCCTGGGGTGGTTTTTCCGGCATCGGCGAAGCCCTCTTTGGAGTCAGCACCTGGAGCCTTCTTGAAAACCCCCTTCAAGACCACCAGCGCGACTTCCGGCTCACCATTGAAACTCCTGTCGCCACCACCGCCAACGCATGGCTTACGCTCGCCCAAATGCGTTTCGACCTTCCCTCCCTCTCGCTCCAGGCAGGCAAGCACACCTACACCGTCTCGCTCGACACTCTTAAGCCCGCCGAGAACTATGGGTACGACATTCGTCCCCGCCACCTCGAAACCTTTGTTCTCAGCGGCCGGAGTGGCCACATCCCGGTTCGTCTTGAAGCCCTCGAACCGGTCCAGCCTCCCACCAGTGAAGATCAATGGGAAGGTCTCCCCCCGCTCGCCTTTCCCACCCGCCAGATCGACGGCAAGACCTGGACGGAAGGCCACAGTTTCCGCGCCGCCGGACGGTTCAGCAACTCCACCTACAACGGTCTCCTCAACGAAGTTGTCAGTGGCAACTGGTTTCGCGCTTACACAGCCAATGGAGACAGCCTGCATCGTCGCCAGGATTTTGACTTCGACATCGAAGGCTTCGAGAGCGACGCCACCGA harbors:
- a CDS encoding glycosyltransferase family 1, whose translation is MKSNSRFTSFSPPSLLPFWCISTAVMVACVNPAFAQKLETIALYDFNDPTRLFKDVSGNNRHLSEQSAVSQSTTEYSGAAPTTVSAYFNGTQNGAAREINFSSYTALTFDWYMKANPADLSTEGDSGQRVLLQTGFQEDVTGGVSVYLRKESGNILLRVVHRTSTGWIGAHFLLDDLLSWNNYTLTIDNSKTSKDDHISLFINGVSQTAVSSTYTGLVGSFVSGGYTYLGNNQAKNRPFIGYLQNFEIYSGTPIPEPATAAMLIGVAAAVLMLAGHRYRCM